A single Anatilimnocola floriformis DNA region contains:
- a CDS encoding autotransporter-associated beta strand repeat-containing protein: MNRPKIMATTAHRPKQNRNLENQRRRAFFETLEPRNLMATLPYSAANITVVQNDTADTAASVTLSLAQATADFAIRAGSTRGDYNVQIGSSAADDLAGGVLISSIRENGRDNGEVGGLRYATSATTSLAAGLSISVSEAGPLATTGAEYNTNVAAGYFPFANGWIGGTALNSTNGGVITSLIGSPGLALGTHFVDAGGGQYTVNLTSLGINSQTDGVLLVSSAKDEDNFALVQANLDGTWTIYDHDNGADAAAYEADSVSFVFIPRSTGVVSGKFNGDGQGLLNSGGYTLREIGGGQYRLDIAGQSPTSGVLLMSPEGGTGGNVDNIVTYQASGNGWIIQTRDLPSAGLQDIGAIPLASFAFLPLAAPLPPKGVISAADVAVVQNDTGNAVTSVDATVSQATGDFVVFAGSNRGDFNVQTKPIGTNVAGGVLMTSISENGRNNNAFGDTLGTIYATPATEVAAGDYFVPISDAPAGGEWNVNFSGAYFDYANNWIGAVFKNAADANGAVNDTLVSSSPGLAVGTHVIDAGGGLTTVNLTSMGINSQSSGVLLVTQPNNEDNYSLSRPNADGTWTILSRDNGTNGAGTEADPASFVYIPAGDPRYVSGRILGNGSITAATRSGTTSVAKTGVGTYQLTIPGETPSTGILIISPEGGETNNVDNIVSYQANGTGWEIQTRDVPGSTLEDPLATEGVVSFIFIPKPEVGVDGLGNLLIQDTLGSANNNVTISRVGANIRVNDSLQPLTAGVGAIQINANTIEVPFASVTGKIFVNLMDGTDALTVNLAGDSIPAGGIEYDGGAGADGLAVIGSGTETATYTPSATTTGDGTVVTSVGTINFVALTPVDIAGMATATLTLPGADDVLTVQSGVDFLSGGTNQALRVSGTSNAVAIESAAFWNNTNLVINTTTVNGNDTVTVASAGNAHANTNLTINTGTGTDVVNFNGATTVAGALNVTTVNINSAAAATISTGTGLSITNTGTASQLDGNIIGAGGLTKAGAGSLTLTGTNTYAATTLSAGRLTIGNGGTTGTLGSGNVAIAASTTLEFNRSNTYNVDNVLTGTGAIVVTSGTIVHRSNSTYTGTTTINGGTFRVENPSGTHNFNAVSIVVNNGGRFEFGAGGAGNPNLPDATFITINTGGVAKFEVGEQFGGVHLMGGTLQLDGVKVTLVSTSQWQSGSVVALSGTTAINGAGSIVKSTAGTVTVTGVPLNSTGALNIQDGVLATNAAIIATGNGSLGTASTTGTLQLDGAGAITYAKPFTINAGGGVIDVTTAAATKTLSGVLSGVGNLTKNGPGTLLLSGTNSYTGTTAVSAGTLQVQGGNAIADGAGAVSVANGATLQLLSDETVSAFTGAATSTLALGGNALTVNTGNVAVGNVTTANGRINAVAGAISDNNAAAMNITGTGIVLTATTGLGSSADPLEATISALEAVGGTGGVFVNNTGNLTIGGLSAVVGLSGGNDLVITTAGGISVTENATASGVGSDVLLTATDAATTGQNIAVSAGVTLNAGGVITLSAGDNATVPATAVLVAAGTVTINIDAGDADPGVGGSLVWDADVDAPLAVFNGSADVGAGSPGNSFNVRPDQDVGDVLTPIRIFGFAPTSGVFPAGDQLIVDTAGLGVPTLTLGPGDRNGSFSFGTQAASLTYNDIEDVSSDPPGSAFHLVLDMKFSGYQNGVADTIDARLNNAGDTLQLLVNSLPVFSGADANIESLTIIGSTDNDALMITETAGGLPRFNSGAPAVNNSGIGGGVSAGSHLNSSADLVLETLRGVQTPWDANDVSIHFDGGVGGTDSLTINYLTAQNTVYFSDTSDAGNSGNVLAAPGTFPTIGAPTLLISVANIEPLNLNGGGGTLLVDATGTAATSNITLTDIGPTTQLVADGGVATTTFGGFASAVVVGGGGAELIDVVSVDNATLTSLQVVAGNTNDLLTLPGGDSSADTIRLRSLPASVSALLQGNAGSDSFQLYDGTNTVDNIQGPVVVDGSDGNLLGNTDTLTIIDTGDTLNGDTVVIGAVNAGVSADYFIDGITSTVSSDVVFRNIDVLDYTGTTFNDSIDGRFVNTMPAHDLNTVNLSGWTGSDQFLLFTSDQIGGTGLFTPNATASGVTNINLYGDSPGNPHAGDGNDTFGEQPPGISGTGATNVGLAVASTVRSIRPSTSTAIAIDGGQPTGLAAPLGDETGDRNNIDISALPNANSVIVSTFSPGTVVATGIQPLTWTQIEDINVVDQGKLTNVQMGDLFARTTPGSDIVQLTKNSTTLNPNQVRLRITAGSGNYSASNKTIIYGGAQNDNITQSNLTIPAEFYGEGGDDVLSGAMNNDWLVGGDGNDRINGSGGDNVIWGDNSPTSGDPTPQNSATGGDDILSGLGGNDVFYGGGGNDQISAGGGNDYANGGAGNDILDGSDGDDRLYGGDGNDTLSGAGGNDLLSGGTGNDRLYGEAGNDVIFGGTGADLLDGGVGNDLLISGSVLNESSTWTSVANTTTFSPATYTNGSDNDDALLTLLVLWGSTGSNSTGLAPITHDGANDDLFGGLGDDDFCWEAADVVDSGLAPTDFNAVGMGADQRIPPNS, encoded by the coding sequence ATGAATCGTCCCAAAATCATGGCTACCACTGCGCACCGCCCGAAGCAAAACAGGAATCTCGAGAACCAGCGGCGGCGGGCGTTTTTCGAGACGCTCGAACCACGCAATCTGATGGCCACGCTCCCTTACTCAGCGGCGAACATCACCGTCGTGCAAAACGACACGGCCGATACGGCAGCCTCGGTAACGCTATCGCTCGCGCAGGCCACTGCCGACTTTGCCATTCGCGCAGGCTCGACCCGCGGCGATTACAACGTGCAGATCGGCAGCAGCGCAGCCGATGACCTAGCCGGCGGTGTGTTGATTTCGAGCATTCGCGAAAATGGTCGCGACAACGGCGAAGTTGGGGGCTTGCGCTATGCCACCAGCGCCACGACGAGTCTCGCTGCTGGCCTGTCGATCTCTGTGTCGGAGGCAGGTCCGCTGGCCACGACCGGCGCGGAATACAACACCAACGTGGCAGCGGGATACTTTCCCTTCGCGAATGGTTGGATCGGCGGCACGGCCCTCAACAGCACGAACGGCGGCGTAATCACTTCGCTGATCGGCAGCCCCGGCCTGGCTCTCGGCACGCACTTTGTCGATGCCGGCGGCGGACAATATACGGTCAACTTGACGAGCCTCGGAATCAACTCGCAAACGGATGGCGTGTTGCTGGTATCGAGCGCAAAGGATGAAGACAATTTTGCGCTCGTGCAAGCGAACCTTGACGGGACCTGGACCATCTATGACCACGACAACGGCGCCGATGCAGCCGCGTACGAAGCCGATTCCGTTTCGTTTGTGTTTATTCCGCGCAGTACAGGAGTGGTGTCTGGAAAGTTCAATGGCGACGGACAAGGTTTGCTGAACAGCGGCGGTTACACGCTGCGTGAAATCGGCGGCGGACAATATCGTCTCGATATCGCCGGTCAAAGTCCGACCTCGGGTGTGTTGCTGATGTCGCCTGAGGGCGGCACCGGCGGCAATGTCGACAATATCGTGACGTATCAAGCCAGCGGTAACGGCTGGATCATTCAAACGCGCGACTTGCCGAGCGCTGGTTTGCAAGACATTGGCGCCATACCGCTGGCTTCGTTTGCGTTCCTGCCGCTGGCTGCACCGCTGCCGCCGAAGGGAGTTATTTCAGCGGCCGATGTCGCCGTTGTGCAAAACGACACCGGCAACGCAGTCACTTCGGTCGATGCCACGGTCTCGCAGGCGACGGGCGATTTCGTGGTTTTCGCCGGCTCGAATCGCGGCGACTTCAACGTGCAGACGAAACCGATCGGCACGAACGTCGCCGGCGGTGTGCTGATGACGAGCATCTCGGAGAACGGCCGCAACAACAACGCCTTCGGCGATACGCTGGGGACGATTTACGCCACGCCTGCGACGGAAGTTGCTGCCGGTGATTACTTCGTGCCGATCTCCGATGCCCCGGCCGGCGGCGAATGGAACGTGAATTTTTCGGGAGCCTATTTCGACTACGCCAATAATTGGATTGGCGCGGTGTTTAAGAATGCGGCCGATGCCAATGGCGCGGTGAACGACACGCTCGTGAGTTCTTCGCCGGGTTTGGCCGTGGGAACACACGTGATCGATGCCGGCGGCGGTTTGACCACCGTCAATCTCACCTCGATGGGCATTAACTCGCAATCGAGCGGCGTGCTGCTCGTGACGCAACCCAACAACGAAGACAATTACTCGCTGTCGCGTCCCAACGCCGATGGTACGTGGACGATTCTCTCGCGTGACAACGGCACCAACGGCGCCGGCACAGAAGCCGATCCCGCTTCTTTCGTTTACATCCCCGCTGGCGATCCTCGCTATGTATCCGGCCGCATCCTGGGCAACGGCTCGATCACGGCCGCCACTCGTTCGGGTACGACGAGTGTCGCGAAGACTGGAGTCGGCACTTATCAACTCACCATTCCTGGCGAAACGCCCTCGACCGGCATCTTGATCATCTCGCCGGAAGGTGGCGAGACGAACAACGTTGACAATATCGTCAGCTACCAGGCCAACGGAACTGGCTGGGAAATTCAAACGCGTGACGTCCCCGGCTCCACGCTGGAAGATCCGCTGGCCACCGAGGGCGTCGTCTCGTTCATCTTCATTCCTAAGCCCGAAGTCGGCGTCGACGGCCTCGGCAATCTGTTGATTCAAGACACTCTGGGGAGCGCGAATAATAATGTCACCATCTCACGCGTTGGGGCGAACATTCGAGTCAACGACTCGTTGCAGCCGCTGACGGCTGGCGTGGGTGCGATCCAAATTAATGCCAACACGATCGAAGTACCCTTTGCCAGCGTGACGGGAAAAATCTTCGTCAACTTGATGGATGGTACTGACGCGTTGACGGTAAATCTCGCTGGCGATTCGATTCCCGCCGGCGGCATTGAATACGACGGCGGCGCTGGCGCCGATGGCTTGGCTGTGATCGGCAGCGGTACCGAAACGGCGACGTACACGCCGAGCGCGACGACCACCGGCGATGGCACCGTGGTAACCTCCGTCGGTACTATTAACTTCGTGGCGCTAACTCCGGTCGATATCGCCGGCATGGCCACAGCAACGTTGACGCTGCCTGGCGCCGACGATGTGCTGACCGTGCAAAGCGGCGTCGACTTCCTTTCCGGCGGCACGAATCAAGCCCTTCGCGTTTCTGGCACCAGCAATGCCGTGGCCATCGAATCGGCGGCGTTTTGGAATAACACCAACTTGGTCATCAACACGACCACGGTGAACGGCAACGATACCGTCACGGTCGCCTCGGCGGGCAATGCTCACGCGAACACCAATCTCACGATCAATACGGGCACTGGCACCGACGTAGTGAACTTCAACGGCGCGACGACGGTGGCCGGCGCGCTCAACGTCACGACCGTGAATATCAACTCCGCGGCAGCGGCAACGATTTCAACCGGCACCGGTCTCTCGATCACGAACACCGGCACCGCCAGTCAACTCGACGGCAACATCATCGGCGCTGGCGGTCTGACGAAAGCGGGCGCTGGTTCGCTCACGCTGACCGGCACCAATACCTACGCCGCGACGACGCTGAGCGCCGGCCGCTTGACGATTGGCAACGGCGGAACGACGGGAACGCTCGGCTCGGGGAACGTCGCGATCGCGGCCTCGACGACGTTGGAGTTCAACCGCTCGAACACCTACAACGTCGACAATGTGCTCACCGGCACGGGTGCCATCGTCGTCACCAGCGGCACGATCGTGCATCGCAGCAACAGCACTTACACCGGCACGACGACGATCAACGGCGGCACATTCCGCGTCGAAAATCCGTCCGGCACGCACAACTTCAACGCCGTCAGCATCGTGGTGAACAATGGCGGCCGATTCGAGTTTGGCGCGGGTGGCGCTGGCAATCCGAACTTGCCCGATGCGACCTTCATCACGATCAACACGGGCGGCGTCGCCAAATTTGAAGTCGGCGAGCAGTTCGGCGGCGTGCATCTCATGGGCGGCACGCTGCAACTCGACGGCGTGAAGGTCACGCTCGTCAGCACGAGCCAATGGCAATCGGGTAGCGTGGTCGCCCTCTCCGGCACAACCGCAATCAATGGGGCGGGTTCCATCGTCAAATCGACAGCGGGTACGGTGACCGTGACGGGAGTGCCCCTCAATAGCACAGGCGCTCTGAACATCCAGGATGGAGTACTGGCGACGAACGCTGCCATCATTGCGACTGGAAATGGCAGCTTGGGAACTGCGTCGACGACCGGAACGTTGCAATTGGACGGCGCTGGTGCGATTACTTACGCCAAGCCTTTCACGATCAACGCTGGTGGCGGTGTGATTGATGTAACAACGGCGGCAGCCACGAAAACATTGAGCGGTGTGCTTTCGGGTGTTGGCAATCTCACCAAGAACGGGCCCGGTACGTTGTTGTTGTCTGGGACTAATTCCTACACCGGCACGACGGCGGTCAGCGCTGGAACGTTGCAGGTGCAGGGGGGGAATGCGATTGCCGATGGTGCTGGGGCGGTGAGTGTGGCCAATGGCGCGACGTTGCAGTTGCTCAGTGATGAGACGGTGTCGGCGTTCACGGGGGCGGCGACGAGTACGCTCGCGCTCGGTGGGAATGCGTTGACGGTGAACACTGGCAATGTAGCGGTGGGCAATGTGACGACGGCGAATGGCCGGATCAATGCAGTTGCTGGCGCGATTAGCGATAACAATGCGGCGGCGATGAATATCACCGGCACGGGCATCGTGCTTACGGCGACGACTGGTCTGGGGAGTAGTGCCGATCCGCTCGAAGCGACCATTTCGGCGCTTGAAGCGGTGGGCGGCACCGGCGGCGTGTTTGTGAATAACACCGGCAATCTCACGATTGGTGGGTTGTCCGCCGTCGTTGGTTTGTCGGGTGGCAATGATCTGGTGATCACGACGGCTGGCGGCATCAGCGTCACGGAGAATGCGACGGCGAGTGGCGTTGGTAGCGATGTGTTGCTGACGGCGACCGATGCGGCGACGACGGGGCAGAACATCGCGGTGAGCGCGGGGGTGACGTTGAATGCTGGTGGCGTGATCACGTTGTCGGCCGGTGATAATGCGACGGTGCCGGCGACGGCGGTGCTAGTGGCCGCGGGGACCGTGACGATCAATATTGATGCGGGCGATGCCGATCCGGGGGTTGGTGGTTCGCTGGTGTGGGATGCCGATGTCGATGCGCCGCTGGCGGTCTTCAACGGCTCGGCCGATGTCGGTGCGGGTTCGCCCGGCAACTCGTTCAACGTACGGCCCGATCAAGATGTCGGCGATGTGCTCACGCCGATTCGGATCTTTGGTTTCGCGCCGACGAGTGGTGTGTTTCCTGCCGGCGATCAACTGATTGTCGATACGGCTGGCCTCGGCGTGCCGACGCTCACGCTCGGCCCGGGCGATCGCAACGGCTCGTTCAGCTTTGGCACGCAAGCCGCGTCGCTCACCTACAACGATATCGAAGATGTCAGCAGCGATCCGCCGGGCTCGGCGTTTCATCTGGTGCTCGATATGAAGTTCTCGGGCTATCAAAACGGCGTCGCCGATACCATCGACGCTCGGCTCAACAATGCCGGCGATACGCTGCAGTTGCTGGTCAACAGCTTGCCGGTTTTCAGCGGCGCTGATGCCAACATCGAATCGCTGACGATCATCGGTTCGACCGACAACGATGCGTTGATGATCACCGAAACGGCGGGTGGCTTGCCGCGGTTCAACAGCGGCGCTCCTGCCGTCAACAACAGCGGCATCGGCGGTGGTGTGAGTGCTGGTTCGCATCTGAATAGCAGTGCCGATCTCGTGCTCGAAACGCTCCGCGGTGTGCAAACGCCTTGGGATGCCAACGATGTTTCGATTCACTTCGACGGCGGCGTAGGCGGCACCGATTCGCTCACGATCAACTATCTCACCGCGCAGAACACGGTTTACTTCAGCGATACGAGCGATGCTGGTAACAGCGGGAACGTGCTCGCCGCGCCGGGAACTTTCCCCACGATCGGCGCACCGACGTTGTTGATTTCGGTCGCGAACATCGAGCCACTCAATCTCAATGGCGGTGGTGGCACGCTGCTCGTCGACGCAACCGGCACGGCAGCGACGAGCAACATCACGCTGACTGACATCGGCCCGACGACGCAACTTGTCGCCGACGGCGGCGTGGCGACCACGACCTTCGGCGGTTTCGCCAGCGCGGTGGTTGTCGGCGGCGGTGGCGCGGAACTGATCGATGTCGTGAGCGTCGACAATGCCACGCTCACCAGCCTGCAAGTGGTGGCCGGCAATACCAATGATCTACTAACACTTCCTGGCGGCGACAGCTCGGCCGATACCATTCGTCTGCGCTCGTTACCCGCCAGCGTGAGCGCACTCTTACAAGGCAATGCCGGCAGTGATTCGTTTCAGTTGTATGATGGCACGAACACCGTTGATAATATTCAAGGGCCGGTGGTTGTTGATGGCAGCGATGGCAATCTGCTAGGAAACACCGATACGCTGACGATCATAGATACCGGCGATACTCTCAATGGTGATACGGTAGTGATCGGTGCGGTGAATGCCGGCGTCTCGGCGGACTATTTCATTGATGGCATTACCAGCACGGTTAGTAGTGACGTCGTCTTTCGTAATATCGACGTATTAGATTATACCGGCACGACCTTTAATGATTCGATCGACGGTCGGTTTGTGAACACGATGCCGGCGCACGATCTCAATACCGTTAATCTCAGCGGCTGGACCGGCAGCGATCAGTTCCTGCTGTTCACTTCGGATCAAATTGGCGGGACCGGACTGTTCACGCCGAATGCGACGGCCAGTGGTGTGACGAACATCAATTTGTACGGCGATTCGCCGGGAAATCCGCACGCCGGCGACGGCAACGATACCTTCGGCGAACAACCGCCGGGCATCAGCGGCACCGGTGCGACGAACGTCGGCCTCGCCGTGGCGAGCACGGTGCGTTCGATTCGTCCGAGCACCAGCACGGCGATCGCCATCGACGGCGGTCAACCGACGGGACTCGCCGCGCCGCTCGGCGATGAGACGGGCGATCGTAATAATATTGATATCAGCGCCCTGCCGAATGCCAACTCGGTGATTGTTTCGACCTTCTCGCCTGGAACCGTAGTAGCGACTGGCATTCAACCTTTGACGTGGACGCAGATTGAAGATATCAATGTCGTCGACCAAGGGAAGCTGACCAACGTGCAGATGGGAGATCTGTTTGCCCGCACAACTCCCGGTTCCGACATCGTGCAGTTGACGAAGAACTCCACGACTCTCAATCCGAACCAGGTTCGGTTGCGGATCACGGCGGGAAGCGGCAATTATAGCGCCAGTAATAAGACTATTATTTATGGTGGCGCGCAGAATGATAATATCACGCAAAGCAATCTCACGATCCCCGCCGAGTTCTACGGCGAGGGTGGCGATGATGTGCTCAGCGGCGCGATGAACAACGACTGGCTGGTGGGCGGCGACGGCAACGACCGCATCAACGGCAGCGGCGGCGACAACGTGATCTGGGGCGACAACAGCCCGACCAGCGGCGATCCCACGCCGCAAAATAGCGCGACCGGCGGCGACGACATTCTCAGCGGTCTCGGTGGCAACGATGTCTTCTATGGCGGCGGCGGCAACGACCAGATCTCGGCTGGCGGCGGCAATGATTACGCCAACGGCGGCGCGGGAAATGACATTCTCGACGGTAGCGACGGCGACGATCGTCTGTACGGCGGCGATGGCAATGACACGCTGAGCGGCGCTGGCGGCAACGACTTGCTCAGCGGCGGCACTGGCAACGACAGACTCTACGGCGAAGCCGGCAACGATGTGATCTTTGGCGGCACGGGAGCCGATCTGCTCGATGGCGGCGTGGGCAACGACCTGCTGATCAGCGGCAGCGTGCTGAACGAGTCCAGCACTTGGACGAGCGTCGCGAACACCACGACGTTCAGCCCCGCGACCTACACCAACGGCAGCGACAACGACGACGCCCTGCTCACGCTGCTGGTCCTGTGGGGCAGCACGGGCAGCAACAGCACCGGCCTGGCGCCGATCACCCACGACGGCGCCAACGACGACCTCTTCGGCGGCCTCGGCGACGACGACTTCTGCTGGGAAGCCGCCGACGTCGTCGACTCAGGCCTCGCCCCGACGGACTTTAATGCGGTGGGCATGGGAGCAGATCAACGGATCCCGCCGAATAGCTAA
- a CDS encoding sulfatase family protein, whose translation MRFLLLLIGCLAVSLNCTASAADRPPNVVLIFIDDMGYADIGPFGNTEVKTPHLDKFATQGMKFTSFYATPVCSMSRACLMTGCYNARVSIPGVLFPESKIGLHPDEVTLAEIAKQKGYATTIIGKWHLGFQPEFLPTRQGFDSYFGIPYSNDMGTKPARPNFPPLPLMRNEETIEKEPDQSQLTRRYTEEAIKFIRANHDKPFFLYLPHSMIHFPLAASADFKGKSKAGFIGDTIEEIDWSVGEITKTLAELKLDENTLVIFTSDNGPAGRAAPPFRGNKGTVFEGGVREPCIMRWTGKIPAGTTCNRIAGNIDVLPTMTKLIGAEPPKDRQLDGRDISSLLLDPQAPAVRESHLYFNAAMNLVAIRNGDWKLFLNGLPVAANAKQEAKKKNADTTPVLFNLTNDIAEKTNVAEANPEVVKRLQEIAEKMHAEIQTNKRPAGKAKE comes from the coding sequence ATGCGATTCTTACTGCTGTTGATTGGCTGCCTCGCGGTTTCGCTGAACTGCACGGCGTCGGCTGCCGACCGGCCGCCGAATGTCGTCCTCATTTTCATCGACGATATGGGCTACGCCGACATCGGGCCGTTCGGCAATACCGAGGTAAAGACACCGCACCTCGATAAGTTCGCCACGCAGGGGATGAAGTTCACTAGCTTCTATGCCACACCAGTTTGTTCGATGTCGCGGGCCTGCCTGATGACGGGCTGCTACAACGCGCGGGTCTCGATCCCCGGCGTCCTGTTTCCCGAGAGCAAGATCGGACTCCATCCCGACGAAGTCACGCTCGCCGAAATCGCCAAGCAAAAGGGATACGCCACGACCATCATTGGCAAATGGCATCTGGGTTTTCAGCCGGAGTTTTTGCCGACGCGGCAAGGCTTTGATTCGTACTTCGGCATTCCTTATAGCAACGACATGGGAACCAAACCGGCCCGGCCGAACTTTCCGCCGCTGCCGCTCATGCGGAATGAAGAGACGATCGAGAAGGAGCCCGATCAATCGCAACTCACTCGGCGCTACACCGAGGAAGCGATCAAGTTCATCCGCGCGAATCATGACAAGCCGTTCTTCTTGTATCTGCCTCATAGCATGATCCACTTCCCGCTCGCCGCGTCGGCCGATTTCAAAGGGAAGAGCAAAGCGGGCTTCATTGGCGACACGATCGAAGAGATCGATTGGTCCGTGGGCGAAATCACGAAGACTCTCGCCGAACTCAAGCTCGACGAAAACACGCTGGTGATCTTTACTTCCGACAACGGGCCCGCGGGGCGAGCCGCGCCGCCGTTTCGCGGCAACAAAGGGACGGTGTTCGAGGGCGGCGTGCGCGAGCCGTGCATCATGCGTTGGACCGGCAAGATTCCCGCCGGCACGACCTGCAATCGCATCGCGGGAAATATCGACGTACTCCCCACGATGACGAAGTTGATCGGCGCAGAGCCGCCGAAAGATCGCCAGCTCGATGGCCGAGACATCAGCTCGCTGCTGCTAGATCCGCAAGCACCCGCCGTGCGCGAGTCGCATCTGTACTTCAACGCCGCGATGAACCTCGTCGCCATTCGCAACGGCGACTGGAAACTCTTCCTCAACGGCCTGCCTGTAGCCGCGAACGCCAAGCAAGAAGCGAAAAAGAAGAACGCCGATACGACGCCCGTTCTCTTCAATCTGACAAACGACATCGCGGAGAAGACCAACGTCGCCGAGGCCAATCCCGAAGTCGTGAAGCGGCTGCAAGAGATCGCCGAAAAAATGCACGCCGAAATCCAAACCAACAAGCGTCCCGCCGGAAAGGCCAAAGAATAA
- a CDS encoding sulfatase-like hydrolase/transferase, with the protein MKLAPLFCFLILALSATAFAAESRPHIVLVLADDLGLGDLSCYGGEVVKTPHLDQLAKEGTRFTKYYSPAPICSPARCGLITGQFPAQWNITSFLQDKKGNRGCEQADFLDAKAPSLPRILKSAGYATAHFGKWHLGGGRDVTEAPKFAAYGYDESAGTWESPEPHPDITATNWIWSDQDKVKRWDRSAFFVDRTLQFIKDHADQPCFVNVWLDDPHTPWIPEDKKKEDQKPQSLDNLRKVMTEVDKQVGRLAKELPPNTLLIFISDNGPLPTFQGKRATGHRGSKLSLYEGGINLPFIARWPGKVPAEQVNDTALVAGVDFLPTFASIAGAKLPADYVPDGEDLTPALLGKTFERSKPIYWEYGRNETVFKYPGIAADRSPQLALREGDWKVLVNSDSSGLELFNIASDARETKNVANENAVLAAKMRDKLLAWKRSLPKLADR; encoded by the coding sequence ATGAAGCTGGCTCCACTCTTCTGCTTCCTGATCCTCGCGCTCAGCGCCACGGCATTTGCCGCGGAGTCGCGGCCTCACATCGTGCTCGTTCTGGCCGACGATCTGGGCCTCGGCGATCTCAGTTGCTACGGCGGTGAGGTCGTGAAGACGCCGCACCTCGATCAACTCGCGAAGGAAGGGACGCGCTTCACGAAGTATTATTCCCCCGCACCGATCTGCTCGCCCGCTCGCTGCGGTCTCATCACCGGGCAGTTTCCCGCGCAGTGGAATATCACCAGTTTTCTGCAGGACAAAAAGGGCAACCGCGGCTGCGAACAAGCCGATTTTCTCGATGCCAAAGCGCCTTCGCTGCCGCGCATCCTCAAGTCGGCCGGTTACGCCACGGCCCACTTCGGCAAGTGGCATCTCGGCGGCGGTCGCGACGTGACCGAAGCGCCGAAGTTCGCCGCCTATGGTTACGACGAATCGGCCGGCACTTGGGAAAGTCCTGAACCACATCCCGACATCACAGCCACCAACTGGATCTGGTCCGATCAAGACAAAGTCAAACGTTGGGACCGTTCGGCCTTCTTCGTCGATCGCACGCTGCAGTTCATCAAGGACCATGCTGACCAGCCTTGCTTCGTCAACGTCTGGCTCGATGATCCCCACACGCCGTGGATCCCCGAGGACAAAAAGAAGGAAGATCAAAAGCCGCAGTCGCTAGACAACCTCCGCAAAGTCATGACCGAAGTCGACAAGCAAGTCGGCCGCCTCGCGAAAGAGTTGCCGCCGAATACGCTCCTCATCTTTATCTCCGACAACGGTCCCCTCCCTACTTTTCAAGGCAAACGCGCCACCGGTCATCGGGGCAGCAAGCTCAGCCTGTATGAAGGTGGCATCAACTTGCCCTTCATCGCACGCTGGCCTGGCAAGGTCCCCGCTGAACAAGTGAACGACACCGCGCTCGTCGCCGGCGTCGACTTCCTGCCAACTTTCGCCAGCATCGCCGGAGCCAAACTCCCTGCCGATTATGTTCCCGATGGCGAAGATCTAACTCCAGCGCTCCTTGGCAAAACGTTCGAGCGTTCGAAACCGATCTATTGGGAATATGGCCGCAACGAAACCGTCTTCAAGTATCCTGGAATCGCCGCGGATCGCAGTCCGCAACTCGCGCTGCGCGAAGGGGACTGGAAAGTGCTCGTCAACAGCGACAGCTCTGGCCTCGAACTCTTCAATATCGCCAGCGATGCTCGCGAAACCAAAAACGTCGCCAACGAGAACGCCGTCCTTGCCGCCAAGATGCGCGACAAGCTCCTCGCCTGGAAACGCTCGCTGCCGAAACTAGCCGATCGCTAG